From a region of the Helianthus annuus cultivar XRQ/B chromosome 5, HanXRQr2.0-SUNRISE, whole genome shotgun sequence genome:
- the LOC110940370 gene encoding uncharacterized protein LOC110940370 yields the protein MHLSLTSTLLRDNARRRYNHHQIQGFRQAIRAPPEGHQATALNTTPLSNLPPSAQPQPSRRLSLGDYVSSIRDIFCMLCDNQHPTTTREKASTCVTQLLSLSAYRSTHWQPPECNELRCHMKPTLVESTDATKKLIVKVGSQLFNRLWVLLFGHIRTYFTRE from the exons ATGCATCTGTCCCTCACCAGCACTCTTCTACGAGATAACGCACGCCGGCGATACAACCACCACCAAATTCAAGGCTTTCGTCAGGCAATTAGGGCTCCACCAG AAGGGCATCAAGCAACCGCGCTAAACACTACTCCACTCTCAAACTTGCCGCCCTCGGCACAACCACAACCAAGTCGAAGGCTTTCATTAGGCGATTACGTCTCCAGCAT AAGAgatatattttgtatgttgtgcGATAATCAACATCCCACCACAACGCGCGAGAAGGCGTCAACTTGTGTAACGCAGTTACTAAG CCTCAGCGCTTACAGATCAACACACTGGCAGCCACCCGAGTGTAATGAACTCCGTTGCCATATGAAGCCAACTTTGGTTGAATCAACAGATGCAACCAAAAAGCTTATTGTCAAAGTGGGAAGCCAACTTTTCAATAGATTATG GGTACTCCTTTTTGGCCACATTCGTACTTACTTTACACGTGAATAA